The Dysgonomonadaceae bacterium PH5-43 genome has a segment encoding these proteins:
- a CDS encoding KDO2-lipid IV(A) lauroyltransferase (product_source=KO:K02517; cath_funfam=1.10.150.130; cog=COG1560; ko=KO:K02517; pfam=PF03279; superfamily=69593; transmembrane_helix_parts=Inside_1_11,TMhelix_12_31,Outside_32_321): MNRKLKTFKRKLVLVLLFPFLCVLVILYRVLPLKTIRKFATYVGAKFYKKAKKSRTIALANLNRVYGDTLSEEEITSVAKAVFTEMIKSFFDYMAFSRIKDKQKYFSYIDVEGEEHLKAAYDRGKGVICLVPHLSSWELAAITPPMLGYETSAASKAMKQQLLENMMIKYRKRRGLKNITRVGSYEKLIDVLKNGECLILMIDQDTKVKSVFVDFFGKPAYTPIGASRLALETGAAIVPMVMTRKSNDNYKFIIYSELEVTNTGDAEKDIYDNTLRQTKKIEEIVSTYKEQWVWMHARWRTTPEDVERYKQRKAEKQNETK, translated from the coding sequence ATGAATCGAAAGCTTAAAACTTTTAAACGGAAATTGGTATTAGTGCTCCTTTTTCCCTTTTTGTGCGTGCTTGTTATTCTTTATCGCGTTCTTCCTTTAAAAACTATAAGGAAGTTTGCGACGTATGTTGGAGCGAAGTTCTACAAAAAAGCTAAAAAGTCGAGAACTATAGCTCTCGCTAATCTCAACAGAGTTTATGGAGATACTCTTTCGGAAGAAGAAATTACCTCTGTTGCTAAAGCTGTTTTTACTGAGATGATAAAGTCTTTTTTTGATTATATGGCTTTCTCTCGCATTAAAGACAAGCAAAAATATTTTTCTTATATCGATGTTGAAGGGGAAGAACATCTAAAGGCTGCTTACGACAGAGGTAAAGGGGTTATTTGCTTGGTTCCTCATCTTAGTTCGTGGGAGTTGGCTGCCATCACTCCGCCTATGCTTGGCTACGAAACATCGGCGGCAAGCAAGGCTATGAAACAACAACTGTTGGAGAATATGATGATTAAATACAGAAAACGGCGAGGTCTTAAAAACATTACTCGTGTGGGGTCGTATGAAAAACTTATAGATGTGCTAAAAAATGGTGAGTGCTTAATATTAATGATTGATCAAGACACTAAGGTAAAAAGTGTATTTGTCGATTTCTTTGGCAAACCTGCCTATACTCCAATAGGTGCTTCGCGTTTGGCTTTAGAAACTGGCGCTGCCATTGTTCCTATGGTTATGACACGCAAAAGCAATGATAATTATAAATTTATAATATATTCAGAATTAGAGGTAACAAATACTGGCGATGCCGAAAAAGATATTTATGATAATACTCTTCGTCAGACAAAAAAGATAGAAGAAATTGTTTCTACATACAAAGAGCAATGGGTGTGGATGCACGCTCGTTGGCGCACTACTCCCGAAGATGTGGAAAGGTACAAACAGCGCAAGGCTGAAAAACAAAACGAAACAAAATGA
- a CDS encoding hypothetical protein (product_source=Hypo-rule applied; cleavage_site_network=SignalP-noTM; smart=SM00564; superfamily=50956), whose product MKGLAIFILSLIVCSSTYSYSQEIIEFDLVTEANLDSSLNETSGIVYAGDKFWTHNDSGGDAEIYAIDPTSGDIIQTVVLSGAINHDWEDIAADEEFLYIADTGNNINGARTDLSIYMIKLNDIPIDGDVVIPFENIEIIRFYYPEQITPQPVESNKTSFDCEAIYVHNNTIHLFTKDWLSVESGYATTEYTIPNKPLPISEKHCAQLVKRYNNMGFLVTGADNFGDEYLIFSGYQIEGFGAICIKLQDQIGIIGSVIDSGQVEGICFGDSPQEIYITNEDFKHKDFIYRAKVKKYRYSSSVE is encoded by the coding sequence ATGAAAGGCTTAGCTATTTTTATTTTATCTCTTATTGTTTGCTCTTCAACTTATTCTTATTCGCAAGAAATAATAGAGTTTGATTTGGTAACTGAAGCTAATCTCGATTCGTCGCTCAACGAAACTTCGGGTATTGTTTATGCTGGCGATAAATTTTGGACGCACAATGATAGTGGTGGCGATGCCGAAATATATGCCATCGACCCAACTTCTGGGGATATTATTCAGACAGTTGTTCTTAGTGGTGCTATAAATCACGACTGGGAAGACATTGCTGCCGATGAAGAGTTTCTTTACATTGCCGATACTGGCAATAACATAAATGGAGCTCGCACTGATTTGTCTATTTACATGATTAAGCTGAACGATATTCCTATTGATGGAGATGTGGTTATTCCTTTTGAAAACATAGAAATTATTCGGTTTTATTATCCCGAACAAATAACTCCTCAGCCTGTTGAGAGTAACAAAACTTCTTTTGATTGCGAAGCTATCTATGTACACAACAACACTATACATCTTTTCACTAAAGATTGGTTAAGTGTAGAGTCGGGATATGCTACAACCGAATACACTATACCCAACAAGCCACTGCCTATAAGTGAGAAACACTGTGCGCAATTGGTTAAGCGTTACAACAACATGGGATTTTTAGTTACCGGAGCCGATAACTTCGGAGATGAATACCTTATCTTTAGCGGTTATCAGATTGAGGGATTTGGTGCCATCTGTATTAAACTACAAGACCAGATAGGAATTATAGGAAGTGTTATAGATAGCGGACAGGTTGAAGGTATTTGCTTTGGAGACTCACCTCAAGAGATTTATATAACCAACGAAGACTTCAAACATAAGGATTTTATTTACAGAGCTAAAGTAAAAAAATACAGATATTCTTCTTCTGTTGAATAG
- a CDS encoding putative nucleotidyltransferase component of viral defense system (product_source=COG2253; cog=COG2253; pfam=PF08843): MNIFEQMISRYNIKTSEQKKNATHEVMQEITLAGLYRGGFFDKTAFYGGTCLRIFHNLPRFSEDMDFSLVEKNQTFDLESYFPAVIEEFKAAGRDIIITRKEKKNDTQVESAFLKDNTAIYDVKFKTEKDIKIKMEVDTDPPLGFSTEQKLSLMPFSFMTRCFSLPDLYAGKMHALLFRNWKTRVKGRDWYDFEWYVRHNVALDFAHLQTRANEFNSLTLDKETFVSMLKERLTSTDINMVKRDIFPFIQNPKELDIWSNDYFLQLADRINYL, translated from the coding sequence ATGAATATATTTGAACAAATGATTTCTCGGTATAATATAAAAACTAGTGAACAAAAAAAGAACGCAACACACGAAGTTATGCAAGAAATTACTCTTGCTGGACTATATCGTGGGGGCTTCTTCGACAAAACTGCATTCTATGGAGGTACGTGCCTAAGAATTTTTCATAACCTTCCTCGTTTTTCAGAAGATATGGATTTTTCATTAGTTGAAAAAAATCAAACATTTGATTTAGAGAGCTATTTTCCCGCCGTTATAGAAGAATTTAAAGCAGCTGGACGTGATATCATTATTACTCGTAAGGAAAAGAAAAACGATACTCAAGTAGAGTCTGCATTCTTAAAAGACAATACCGCTATATATGATGTTAAATTCAAGACAGAGAAAGATATAAAAATAAAAATGGAGGTTGATACAGATCCTCCTCTTGGATTTTCCACTGAACAAAAACTATCTTTAATGCCTTTTTCTTTTATGACACGTTGCTTCTCATTGCCAGATCTATATGCAGGCAAGATGCACGCCTTATTATTCCGCAACTGGAAAACTCGTGTAAAAGGCAGAGATTGGTATGATTTTGAATGGTACGTACGACATAATGTAGCTCTTGACTTTGCTCATTTACAAACTAGAGCAAATGAGTTTAATAGCCTAACTTTAGACAAAGAAACCTTTGTTTCAATGCTTAAAGAACGATTAACCTCAACCGACATAAATATGGTTAAGAGAGATATTTTTCCTTTTATTCAAAATCCGAAAGAGTTAGATATTTGGTCTAACGATTACTTTCTTCAGTTGGCAGATAGGATAAATTATTTATAA
- a CDS encoding tetratricopeptide (TPR) repeat protein (product_source=COG0457; cath_funfam=1.25.40.10,2.30.30.40; cleavage_site_network=SignalP-noTM; cog=COG0457; pfam=PF13414; smart=SM00028,SM00287; superfamily=48452,50044; transmembrane_helix_parts=Inside_1_127,TMhelix_128_147,Outside_148_156,TMhelix_157_176,Inside_177_248), translated as MKRLIIILLSIITTLNISAESLVDKGNEAYSAGKYEEAVQLYRDAINQNGESAIVYYNLGNAYYRLNSVALSIISYERALLLDPSNKDIKFNLEIAKLKTVDKIESVDEFFFTEWLTSIRNLRSTDQWSVIAIISFLLLIVCLFLFFFSRKIVLKKIGFFSAIVLIIVCVSANVFAYNQKKTLVDRNTAVIFAPTITIKSSPDNSGTDLFILHEGTKVEVKSKLGEWSEIETSDGNVGWIPTKEIEVI; from the coding sequence TAAGTGCCGAATCGTTGGTAGATAAAGGCAATGAGGCTTATTCGGCAGGGAAATATGAAGAGGCTGTTCAGTTATACCGAGATGCAATAAATCAGAATGGCGAGTCGGCAATAGTTTACTATAATTTAGGCAATGCTTACTATCGCCTTAATAGTGTGGCTCTATCTATTATCTCTTACGAAAGAGCTTTGCTGTTAGACCCTTCAAACAAAGACATTAAGTTTAATTTAGAGATAGCAAAACTAAAAACAGTAGACAAGATAGAGTCGGTTGATGAGTTTTTCTTTACAGAGTGGCTTACCTCTATTCGCAATCTTAGAAGCACCGATCAGTGGAGTGTTATTGCTATAATATCTTTTTTACTACTTATAGTTTGTCTTTTCTTATTTTTCTTTTCACGAAAGATTGTATTAAAGAAGATAGGCTTTTTCTCAGCTATAGTATTAATAATTGTATGTGTTTCAGCCAATGTTTTTGCGTATAATCAAAAGAAAACACTTGTCGACAGAAATACAGCAGTAATATTTGCACCAACAATAACTATAAAAAGTTCGCCAGATAATAGCGGTACTGATTTATTTATTCTTCACGAAGGAACAAAAGTAGAAGTTAAAAGTAAACTTGGCGAATGGAGCGAAATAGAAACTTCAGATGGGAATGTAGGCTGGATTCCAACTAAAGAAATAGAAGTTATTTAA